The DNA segment GTTAAATCATTTATCTTCTCAAAAGATATTGCGCTATGCAATAGAAGCTTTGGCATATATGATGCTTTATCATATAACATTGCAGAGGTTTTAAAATATGAAATTGCATCTTCATATTTATCTCTATAATACCAAATCTCTCCCAAATAGAAGTTACTTGTTGCAGGTTTATAGTTTTGAGCAACTAAATGTTCAAACATTGGTATCGCTTTTGTAAAATAATCCTTCTTAAATAACTCTATTGCTTCATCTAAAATGGCTGCATTATCTTTTCCTGATAATATCTTATTACTATTATCTTTTTCTGTTGATTTGCTATTAGTTTTTATTCCTAAAGAGTTCTTTAATGCTTCAAATTCAGCTCTTGTTATGAACTGATCCATATTACTTTTAAACTCTTTTTCTGAAATATAACTTTTATTTATTGAATTAACTGTATCTGTAACTTTGCTTACTGCTGCTTTCAGACTATTTAAACTCTTTGAAAACTCTTCTTGCATTGATAACATTTGAGTTGAAACTGTTTTTAAATTTTCTATATCACCTGAATTTTTTTGAGTTAATGTTGAATTCTCTTCAACATTTTTAATAATTTCATTAATTTTAATAATTGCTTTATTTAATTTTTGTGAATCACCTTCATAAATTGATTCTAATCCATCAATTCTCTCACTAAGTGATTCAATTGTTAGCTTTACATCTTTTACTTTAGAGTCAATATTCCCTAAAGTTTTTTTGTTATTCAAAATATTTTTTTCTGCAGAGCTTAATCCATAAGGATTTTTTGAATCTAAATCGCCAGCACCAAAAGCTGAAATCTCTTCAGCTTTTATAAGGGTGCTACATATTAATAGTAGTAAAAATAGAAATCTATACATCAAAAACTAATTATTTAACTAATTTGTGCTCTGATCTTCTGTTTTTTTGCCAACAATCTTTAGTTTTGTCACTACAAACAGGATTTGATTCTCCAAAACTTACAACAGAGATTGAAGAGTCAGCAATACCATCCATCACTAAAGCATCTTTAACAACTTTTGCTCTTTTTAAACCTAATGCATAGTTATATTCATCAGTACCCCACTCATCGCAGTTCCCTTCGATTTTAATAGTAGTTCCTGCTTGAATACCAGATAATTTTGCTGCATTTGATTTTGCAACTGCTTTCATATCATCAGTCAAATTATATTTGTCAAATCCAAAATAGATATTTTCAACAAGAACTTTTTGACCATTAATTGTGTAGTAGAAACCATTTGCAGTACTTTCTACCATTTCATCATTAACTACTTCATTTTGAACATTTGAGTTATCAACATTATTTAATGCTGACTCAGAATTTGCTGACTCATTTGATACTTCAACTTCTTTTTGACTACAACCTGTAAAAAGAACAGCTGCAATTAAAAATGAATAAATGCTTAACTTCTTCATACTTTACTTTCCTTTAGCTAAATTTCTAAAATTGTACAGAAGTAAAACTTAATCGGCGATTACTCAATTATAAGTTTATTCTTCAAAAGTTACAATTTTAAGGCTATTTGTTATTAATTCTTTTGTTTTCTTATGTCTATAAGAGAAAATTGATAATAACTCTTTTTCAAAGAAAAATTCTAAAATTGGATTTAAAAATCCAAAAGGTAACTCATATTTTATTATATCTTTCAACTCGCACTGATTCCCTTTTTTTGCAAAGGTGTGAGTATGTTCCCAAAACTTAAATGGAGATTTAAGTGCCTTATCTATAAGAATATTTGGTTTTTGAATCTTTTTTATTTCAACTTCCCAATTTGTTGAAACAAAAAATTTAGAGCTTCGTATTTTTAATATTTCGCCCTCTTTTGCTTCAAATTTCTCATTTAATATTTCAACTTTTATATTTGAAGGAGTTATTTTCTTCAGATTCTCTATATCTAAATGAAAATCAAATAACTCTTCTACACTACATCTAATCATTGTTGTTTTTTCAAATGTTTTCATCATCTACTCTACTATATCTTTAATTGTGGTTTCTATTGAGCTAAACTGAAATTTAAATCCACTATCAACTAATCTTTTTGGCACGGCACACTGTCCATCTGTTAACACCTTTGCTCCTTCACTAAAAATAAGATTTAATACAAATTGTGGGACAGGGAAAATAGTTGGTCTATTTAAGGCTTTTCCTAAAGCTTTTGTTAATCCTTTATTTGTTGTACCGTTTGGTGCACAAAGATTAAATACCCCATCTAATTGCTCATTTTCATATAAAAATTTGTAAGCATTTACCAAATCTTCTATATGTATATATGAGAAATATTGGCTTCCATCTCCTATTGTTCCTCCAACTCCTAGTTTAAAAGGTAGAAGCATTTTTTCCAAAGCTCCACCTCCTTGACCTAAAACTATTCCAAATCTAAAGATAGCAGTTCTAATCCCTAGTTTTTTCGCTTCAAGTGCTTCATATTCCCAATCTTTACAAACATTAGCTAAAAAATCCTCTGCATAGATGGCATCATCCTCAGTATGGCATTTACTATTATCATATATACCAACAGCAGAAGTTGAAATAAAGAGTTTTGGTTTTTGTTTTGCTGTATTCATTGCATCAACTAAAGCTTTTGTTGTATCAATTCTACTACTATAAAGAAGCTTTTTATAACTTTCACTCCATCTATTAATAATATTTGCTCCTGCAAGATTGATAACAATTTCTGAATCTTCAATAATTTTTGAGAGTTTATTTATATCTTTTAACTCTTCTCTTTTAATACCTACTACTTTAAAACCTAAAGATTCAAAAAAATGTTTTAAGTTTGTTCCTACAAAACCATTTGAACCTGTTATTGAAACTGTTTTCATATTAAACCCCTTTTGTGAGCTTTTTATTATTATATATTAGTTTATGTGATTTAGTATATATAAAATGTTAGTTAAATTATTTTTATAAGCTTTTTTTTTCTAGATACTCTCTAAACTCTTTAGCTCCATCTTTTGAGCTTGTTACAATATCATCAATTCCTTCAAAAGAGATCTCTAACTTTGACTGTTCTACACTTTGCATAGATTTTATTTTGTCTATATTTATTATATAAGAGCGATGAACTCTGAAAAAATTTTTGCCTTTTAAAAGATTTTCCATATCTCCAATCTTTTTTCTCAAATATGCATCTGCATTTTTAATTTTTATGATCACCTCATCTAAATCTGCTTTTATATAAAAAATATCATCTATATCGATTAAATAGATTTTGTTTCCTCTTTTTGCAATAAGTTTTTTAGAATTGTCTGTTAAATTTATATATTTTTGTGCCTTATTTAGACTTCTTTGAATGGATTCTTTTGATATTGGTTTTAGCAAATAGTCCATCCCTCCTATTTCAAAGGCTTGAATTGCATGTTCTTCATATGCTGTTTGAAAAACTATATAGATATTTGGATTCATTTGCAAAAGTGTGTTTGCTAACTCTAAGCCATCAATATTAGGCATAGAAATATCTAAAAATGCAATATTAAAACTCTGCTTTGCTGCCTCTTTTAAGGCCTCAATGGAAGAGTTACACTCACATATATCTAAAATATTCTCTTCATTTAAAAGTCTTTTTAATCTACTTAAAGCTAACTTTTCATCATCTACAATCAAAACTTTCATCTACTACCTTTTAAAACAATAATAAAATTCATCATATCTTTTTCTACTTTATAATCCAATTCTCCAATTTTAAGTAGAACAAGTCTTTTTTTCAGATTATTAAGTCCAGTTCCAAAACTTATATTTTTAGTTACTTTGCCACTATTTGAAACTATAATTTTCTCTTCAAATATTTTTATATAAATATAAAGTTTATCTGCAACATAACCATGTTTTATTGCATTTTCCACAAGTAATTGTATGGAAAACTTTGGGATAAGTCTTTCTTGGGTATTTTGCTCTGATTCAATGCTCAAAATAATATTATTATCAAATCTAATATTCTCTATTTCTAAATAGGTTTTAACCATCTCTAACTCAGTTTTAATAGATACTAAACTCTCTTTATTTATTGCATTTCTTAGAAACTGTGAAAGATCTAACGTTGCTTTTTCAGCTTTTTGTTTATCTATATAGATCAATTCAGAGATTGAGTTTAAGGCATTAAAAAGAAAATGTGGATTTAACTCATTCTCTAAAGCTTTTATTTTACTTTCTAAAGTTTCACTTTTTATGACCTCATTCTTATGTTTCATAAAGATAAATTGATGAAGAATCAAACCAATAAGAAAAGTTAAGAATCCAACAATAATACTAATGGTAATCCAAAAAGATGAGATATACTCTATTATATTAAAACCACTATTTAAAAATATAAAGTAGCTGAAACTAAAGCCTAAAAAACCCGATAGGAAAGAGAAGATAAAGCTTATAAAATACCAAAACCTCTCTTCTATTTTTGGCAAGATATAATCATTTGACAAAGTTATTAAAACAAAAGCAAACAAAGAGATAAGAATAGAGCAAAATACAGTAAAAATAATAGTTGAAAAGTTTTTAAACTCAATATTTAAGAAATAGAAAAAAAGTGATAACAAAAATCCAAAAAAAGCCCCAATAATGACTATATAAATCCAATCTTTAGAAGAGATTTTTAGTTTTATTCTATCCATTTATTTCCTCATTTAAAATTTTTACCCCAATTGCAACTCCAGGCCAACCTTGTCCAGCAAACACAGTATCACCTATATTATATAACCCCTTAAATGGAGTTTTGCATGAAGGGATTTGTAAAATATTACTAAGTGTTATTGGTCTTCCACCACAATTGCTTCTATTTATATATCTTTTAAAGGTTTTTGCTGTTGCACTTGAAATATTAATTATATCCTCTTTTTTTATTGTTTCAAAATGCTCTAAAAAAGCATTAATTATAAACTCTTGGGTAATATTTTTCTGTTTTTCATACTCTTGAGTATTTATATTTTCCCAAAAACTTGCTTTACTATGAGTTGAGATTGTAACACTTAAACCTTTATTTGACATCTTCTTATCATTTTTATCGCTTATTGAGATAAAAAATGATTTTGAAATAGAGTTTGGTATCTCTTTATCTAAAATAATTTGATAGTGATGGAAAAACTCTTCATTGCAATTTAGATTAAAATTTATTACAAAAGCACTTTGATTGCTAAAATGAAAATCTTGATAGTAGTTTCTAATCTTTTTATTATCAAAAAGCTCAGAACAATTGTAAATAGAAGAGTTTAAAACAATATTTTTTGATAGATATTCATCTTTGTCTGAAATCACTCTATAACTATCCTCTTCTTTTATAATTTTTAAAATCTGTTCTTTTCTTTTTAAGTTTATATCTTTTAAAAGATTTTCAAACAAACTTCCCATCCCTCCATTTACATAAAAGACTTTATGGAAAGGATAAGCTAAACCTAAAGCTAGAGATAAAACAGAGATATCTTTTGATGTTGTTTGCAAAGTTATTAAAAGTTGGGCATCTATAAACTCCTTGTACTCCTTTGAAATCTCACCTAAAACCTCTTTTATAAAGCTTTTAGCACTTTTGAAAATATCAATTTTAAATTTGTAAAGAAGAACCATAAAAGAGTTTAGACTCTTTATATATGAGCCTAAAGAGTATTTTGCATAATAGAGCTTTTTCAAACTCCAAAACCTCTCATCAAGCTCTTTTATCTTTTGCCAAAATTCTCTATTGTTTTTATTGGGGAAAGCTCTATTTATCTGCTCTAAAAAGTGCTCAAAATCTCTTACTCTATCAATGATTTTATCTTTTTGCAAAACTCTTATTGCAACAGAGCTTTCTAAAATATCAGGTATATATAAAGCTTTGTCAAAAATCTCTTTTACAATATGTTTATCTTCATAACCTACAAAGGTTGTGGCTCCTGCATTGTAATATGAACCAAATCTTTTAAAGGTACTTGCACAACCTCCAAGATTTTTATCTTTTTCAAAAAGAACTACATCTTTTTCTTTGTTTAAAGAGGCAAGCATACTTCCACCCATGCCTGAGCCAACAATTGCTAAATCATGGAGTTTCATTTTTTTGCCTCTTTAAACTTCTCAATGGCTCTTTTTCTTGAAAAATTGATATCAACAATAGCCTTTGGATAATTAACAAAAAGATTTGACTGAACCCCATTTTCAATATGAAAAAGTTTAGTCTCAATATCCTTTAACTCTTTTAAAACTGATTTAATGAAAATACCTTTTTCATCAAATTTTTTTGATTGTGAATAGGGATTAAAAACTCTAAAATATGGTGCTGCATCTGCACCCGTACTTGCACCCCATTGCCACGAGCCAATATTAGAACTTGCCTCATAATCTAAAAGTTTCAAGGCAAAATACTCTTCACCTTTTTTCCAATCAATAAAAAGATTTTTTGTTAAAAAAGAGGCAACTATCATTCTTAATCTATTATGCATAGTTCCCGTCTCATTTAAGTGTTTCATAGCTGCGTCTATGATTGGAACTCCTGTATATCCCTCACACCACTTTATAAAATTCTCTTCATTTTCATTCCATTTTATATCTAAACCATTAAAATTTTCTGCTTGAGAATTTGGAAAATGAAAAAGAATATAGTTATAAAACTCTCTCCAAAAAAGTTCTCTTATAAAAAACTCACTATTTGAAAATCTTTTTATATAGTTAAAAACCATTGAAGGAGAGATAAGGCCAAATCTTAAATGTACTGAAAGTTTAGAAGTTGCATCTTTATGGAAATAGTCTCTATTTTCTTGATAATTTTCTAACTTTAAAGAAAACAAAGATAGAAGCTCTAAAGGCTCTTTATAAAGAGATTCTGGCAATATTGACTCTTCAAAGCCTAATCCCTCTAAAGTAGGAAAGTTTTTATAATCAAAATCTACTAAAGTGATAGTTTTATTTCTTTTTCTTAAAGCAATAGAGTCAGCTTGTGTAATCGTATTTAGGCTTTTATAAAAAGGGGTAAAGACTTTATACGGTGTACCATCACTTTTTAAGTGCTCTTGTGGGTTTAAAATAAAAGAGTCAATAAATCTTCTAAGAGGTAAAAGTTCTTCTATCTCTTTATCTCTTTTTTTTGCATAAGAATCAAAATCTATTGAACATAAAATCTCATCTATTTCAAGTTTTTTTAGTTTAGAAAAAATCTCTTTTGGCTCTCCATAAAAGATTGCCAAATCTAAACCTAGATTTTTAAGTTTAGACTTTAAAGATAAAACTGATTTATAGATAAATGTTACTCTTTTATCATCTTTTGGCAACTTTCCTAAGATATTTTTATCAAAGATAAATATAGGCAAAACTTCATCTTTTGCATTCTCTAAAAGAGCAGAATCTTCAACTCTCAAATCCCTTCTAAACCACAATATTTGTCTCATTTGTAAGCTTCCACTTTTGATCTAAGAGCTAACTCTTTTGGATATGGATTTAAAAATACTTGTGTTTTTAGATATTTAATATCAAACTTTTTTGTATAGAGCTTTATAATTTTTATAACAGCAATTAAAGGGATAATCTCTTTTTTAAAATCCTCAATACTCTCTAATATCTCCTCTTTTTCATCTTTTGAAATTACTTTTTTAAAATAACCATAGATATGTAGTAGAACATTGTGTGTATTTTTTATTGTTCCTTTTTTAGAAATAGCCTCTAAAAATAATCTTTTATACTCTTGTAAAACCTCTTTTAAACTCTTTTTATCTCTATTAGCTACAATATTTCCTAAGGCTTTATAATAGTTGTATGATTTTGAATAGATTAAATATTTATATGAAGTATGAAACTCTACTAACTCTCCAAGTGTTGGACTCTTTTCTAAAAATTTAAAAATAGCTTCGTATGCAAAAACTTGCATTAAAAAATTTTCCCTAAGCCATGGGTCATTTAACCTACCCTCCTCTTCTATTGGAAGATAAGGGAATCTATTTTTTAACTCGTTTGCAAAAACTCCAATACCTACATTTTCACTTTGACCATTTTTCTTATCTGGATAGATTTTTACCCTTTCCATACCACAAGTTGGAGATTTTGATTTTAAGATAAAACCACAAAGTTCATCATTTTCAATTTTTGAGACTAAATCTTTAGAGATATTTTCAACCAAAGAAGTAACATCTTTATTTGTATTTGAAGTTTTTATTTTAATACTCTCATCTACACGAACTAATCTTATTGCTTCCCTTGGAGTTGGGAAGATTAGTTTTTCTGGACAAAAAGGACTAAATTCAAAATATTTTCCAAGCTCATCAACAATAAATTTTTCTCTTGAATGTCCTCCATCATATCGGCACATAGAGCCAAGAAGACAAGATGATACTCCTAGTTTCATTTTTCACTCCTTTTTGAAATGATAATAAAACTAGGGTATTTTTGTAAGGTTTTTTTGTCAGTTTATAAAATTACCAATCTATTGATTGAATTTTTCCATTTTTTAAAGGGAATAGAAAAGATTTATCATAGTTTAGTCTAATTATTCCAACAGAACTTCTTCCATTTACATTTTTTATAAAAATAATAGACTCTCCATCTTCAGAGAATTTTGGAAATTGATTGCTTCCATTTGAAGTAAGTCTTTTCAGATAATCACTCTTTGTAGACATTAGATATAAATTGAATGCAAAACCACCAAATTCATTATCTTTATCTCTACTTGTATATACTACATAATCTTTATATGTAGTTGCAGAAGAGTTATTTCTTCCATGATAAACCAATCGCTCAACTCCTCTGTCTTTTATCTTCTTAGAGAAGATATTTGGATATCCAAGTCTATCTGATACAAAAACGATTTTTGTGTCATTCTCAACAAAATGAGCACCAACATCAATACCTTTGTAATTTGTTAGTTTTATTTTATTTCTTGTTCTTGTATCATACATATAAATATCTGGTTGAGACTCAGGAGAAGCAGTTACAAGTAGTTTTGTTCCGTCACTGTTAACATCAGAAGCAACTACCATTCCCTCACTTTTCATAATAGTCTCTCTTTTTCTTGTATAAAGATTTGTTTTTACAAGTGTTGGTACACCTCTGTCATAAGTAGTGTAATAAAAATCACCTTTTTTTCTATCAGCCCATTTAGGGAAAATATTTAACCCACCTTTGATTACCTCTTGTTGGAAAGTAAGGGTATAGTCTGCAATTATAATGTCAGCTTTTTTAGCAGATTTATATTGAGAAAAAATTACAAATTTGTCCATCCAGTCAATTGATGGTGCATTCAAATGTTGGTTAACTGCAATCGCTGTTCTGTGAGCCAAGAAAGGGTATCTCTCCTCTTTTGCAGTTGTTAAAGTTTTATAAAATACCAATTTTTTTAAATTGATATCATAAAGTTTAATTAAAACTGAGTAACCTCCAAAACCACTTATTGAAGAATCTATATTTAAAAATAAGTCAGTACCTCTGTTTGAGAGAGCCAACATATTTGGAGTTGAATTAAAATCAACAACTTCTGTTGTATCAATTACATCAAAATGCCCACTTACCTTTAAATCATTTTCAACTAACTGTTTTACCTTTTGAGTCAAAGGCATCTTTGCTGCACCAGATGAGACAGAAATCTCAATTTTTGGTAGATTAACGCTCTTTTTAATAATATCAAGTTCTGCATCAGCTGCGAAAACAAACAATGAAAACGAAATCATTAAAAATAGAACTTTTTTTAGCATATCTTATCCTTCAGATTTAAAGTTTATAATAATATCAACTTTTGAGTTAATATTATGTGTAGGAAACTGCTCATTTTTCTGAGTCTCCAAAAACTCTTTTAATGATTCATCAAATCTTTGGTTATTTGAGTACTGCATAATTCTATAATCAAAAATCCCATCATTTGTAATCATTACAAGAACTTTTACCTCTAAGCCTTCATCTAAAAGCCGTGGGCTCCATCTTTTCCACAAAATCTCTTTTATCTTTGAAAAATATTCATGCTCTTTTCCATTTGTAGTTGAGTTTGTTTGAGGCATATTTGTAGTTGTTTTTACATCATCTAAAAGTTTAGAAACAGAGACATTATCACTCTTTTTCTGCTTTTGAAACTTAGATTTAAATCTGGTTGGATCAAGAGATTCTTTTGCTGCGTTAACCTCTTCTTCAACAACATTTTGTGCATTAGTTTTTACATTGGCAAATAGTGATTTAAAATCTGCACTCTTTTTTGTAGACGCAGATGTTGATTTTTTTACAATCTCTTCCTCTTTTGATGTAGATTTTTCTGCACTCTTTTTCTCATCTGCTTTTGTTGAGATTAATTCTAATTCTAAAACAGTAGTCTTATTTGAATCATACTTCTTTGGTTTTGGTGCATTTATATATAATAAAAAAGAGAGACAAATCAAAATATAAACAGTAGTTGAGATAACCCCTGAAATATAAAAATAATTTTTTTGTTGCATAATCACCCATCAGTTATTAAAGCAACTTTGAAAAAACCAGCCTCTTTTACTGATTTTAAAACTTGCATAATATCATCGTATATAAGAGACTTTTCGGCTCTAATATGAATTGGTGTTTTTCTATCTTGATTTTTAGCAAAAAGAATAAAACTATCAGCAAAGTTATCTAATTCATACTTTTTTTTATTAATTAAAACTTTTCTATCTTTTGTAACTAAAATATCAATTTTTTTAACTTCTTGTATTTGTTGTGTTGCACTACCTTTTGGAAGGTTTATAGGTTCTTCAAATTCAATTACTGGCGCAGTAACCATTAAAATAGCCAAAAGCACTAGCATAATATCTACTAATGGAGTAATGTTTAAATCAGGCTTTTGATTGTAATCGTACACTCTTAACCTTTAGCTATTAAAATTTCTGATTGTGCCTTTAAGTATATATTTAGCTCATACACTTTTCTAACTAACACTTGATGAAAACTATAAGCAAATATAGCTACAAAAATACCAGCTGCTGTTGCAACTAAAGCTTCACTAATTGCTGGTGCAATAATAGAGAAACCAACTTTTGTTTGACTTGAAAACTTAGCAAATGATTCTAAAATTCCAACAACTGTACCAAAAAGACCAACAAAAGGAGAAGTAGAAGAGATAATTGACAACCAAGTAATCCCTGAACTTGCATCTTTTATTATACTAATTTCACAAGCATGTAAAATCTCTTTTGTATGTACTGTACTTGAACACTTATTTAAAGCAGATAGAGGACTTAAAGAAGCACCTCGTGATGTTAAAGCTTCAAGTGATTTTTTTTCATTAAAAACCATTGCATTTAAAGTCATATATCTATAGATAAAAAGCCAAAAACAGATTATAAAGTAAGTTGACAGTGTCAATAACACTAAAAGTGTTATTGCACTACCATTGTTTAAGTAATTTAACGCTGTATCAATCATGCAAGTTATGCAAATGAATTGATTTTTGCTTCAACTGCTGCTAGTGAAACATTAGAATCTTTTACAGAGTTAACTAAATCTTTAGCAGCTTCTATATTTTTAGCGATTTCAGAATCAGTACCAGAAGTAAGTGCAACTGCACCATCAACTAATACATCAACAGAACTTTCACTAACTTTTACGTGACCCCAATTGATGGCAACTGCCTCTGTGGTATCACCCATTTCTATAATAATTACGCCAACTGTTAATGATGAAACTAAAGAAGCGTGTCCAGGAAGAACACCAAACTCTCCCTCTTTTCCAGGAAGAGTTACGCTTTTTACGTCATCACTAAAAATTAGACCATTTGGTGCAACTATCGATAATTTTAATGTATCCATAAGCCGCCTTTAATTATTTCATTCCCTCAGCTTTTGCTAAAACCTCGTCAATTCCACCTACCATATAGAATGCCATTTCTGGAATATCATCGTATTTACCATCTAAGATACCTTTGAATCCTTCAATTGTATCTTTAAGTTCAACGTATTTACCAGGAGATCCTGTAAATACTTCTGCAACGAAGAATGGTTGAGAAAGGAATCTCTCAATTTTTCTAGCTCTAGCAACAACTAATTTATCTTGTTCAGATAACTCATCCATACCAAGAATTGCAATAATATCTTGTAAATCTTTATATTTTTGAAGTACTGATTGAACACCTCTAGCTACACTATAGTGCTCTTGTCCTAAAATATCTGCACTTAAGATTCTTGAAGTTGAATCTAGTGGATCAACTGCTGGATAGATACCTTTTTCAGCAATTTTTCTGTTAAGAACTGTTGTAGCATCTAAGTGTGCGAAAACTGAAGCAGGAGCCGGGTCAGTTAAGTCATCCGCTGGTACATAAACTGCTTGAACAGAAGTAATAGAACCTTTATTTGTAGATGTAATTCTCTCTTGTAATTTACCCATTTCTGAAGCAAGTGTAGGTTGGTAACCAACAGCTGAAGGGATTCTTCCAAGAAGTGCAGACATCTCTGAACCTGATTGTGCAAATCTAAAGATATTATCAACGAACATAAGTACATCAAGACCTTTTTCATCTCTAAAGTACTCAGCCATAGTAAGACCAGTTAATGCAATTCTGTTTCTTGCACCTGGAGGCTCACTCATTTGACCATAACATAAAGCAACTTTGTCAAGTACGTTAGAGTCTTTCATTTCGTGGTAAAGGTCATTACCTTCTCTTGTTCTTTCACCAACACCAGCAAATACTGAGTATCCAGAGTGTTTAAAAGCAACGTTGTGGATAAGTTCCATAATAATAACTGTTTTACCAACACCAGCACCACCAAATAGTCCAACTTTTCCCCCTTTAGAGTAAGGAGCAAGTAAGTCAACTACTTTGATACCAGTTTCAAACATTTCAGTTTTTGTTGATTGCTCTTCAAAAGAAGGAGCAGCTCTGTGAATTGACCATCTTTCTGTATCAGCAGGGATAGCTTCACCTTCATCAACTGGATCACCAATTACGTTGAAAATTCTTCCAAGTACAGCTTCTCCAACTGGAACTTTAATTGGTCCACCAA comes from the Halarcobacter ebronensis genome and includes:
- a CDS encoding YbgA family protein, yielding MKLGVSSCLLGSMCRYDGGHSREKFIVDELGKYFEFSPFCPEKLIFPTPREAIRLVRVDESIKIKTSNTNKDVTSLVENISKDLVSKIENDELCGFILKSKSPTCGMERVKIYPDKKNGQSENVGIGVFANELKNRFPYLPIEEEGRLNDPWLRENFLMQVFAYEAIFKFLEKSPTLGELVEFHTSYKYLIYSKSYNYYKALGNIVANRDKKSLKEVLQEYKRLFLEAISKKGTIKNTHNVLLHIYGYFKKVISKDEKEEILESIEDFKKEIIPLIAVIKIIKLYTKKFDIKYLKTQVFLNPYPKELALRSKVEAYK
- the tolB gene encoding Tol-Pal system protein TolB, which translates into the protein MLKKVLFLMISFSLFVFAADAELDIIKKSVNLPKIEISVSSGAAKMPLTQKVKQLVENDLKVSGHFDVIDTTEVVDFNSTPNMLALSNRGTDLFLNIDSSISGFGGYSVLIKLYDINLKKLVFYKTLTTAKEERYPFLAHRTAIAVNQHLNAPSIDWMDKFVIFSQYKSAKKADIIIADYTLTFQQEVIKGGLNIFPKWADRKKGDFYYTTYDRGVPTLVKTNLYTRKRETIMKSEGMVVASDVNSDGTKLLVTASPESQPDIYMYDTRTRNKIKLTNYKGIDVGAHFVENDTKIVFVSDRLGYPNIFSKKIKDRGVERLVYHGRNNSSATTYKDYVVYTSRDKDNEFGGFAFNLYLMSTKSDYLKRLTSNGSNQFPKFSEDGESIIFIKNVNGRSSVGIIRLNYDKSFLFPLKNGKIQSIDW
- a CDS encoding TonB C-terminal domain-containing protein produces the protein MQQKNYFYISGVISTTVYILICLSFLLYINAPKPKKYDSNKTTVLELELISTKADEKKSAEKSTSKEEEIVKKSTSASTKKSADFKSLFANVKTNAQNVVEEEVNAAKESLDPTRFKSKFQKQKKSDNVSVSKLLDDVKTTTNMPQTNSTTNGKEHEYFSKIKEILWKRWSPRLLDEGLEVKVLVMITNDGIFDYRIMQYSNNQRFDESLKEFLETQKNEQFPTHNINSKVDIIINFKSEG
- a CDS encoding biopolymer transporter ExbD, whose amino-acid sequence is MYDYNQKPDLNITPLVDIMLVLLAILMVTAPVIEFEEPINLPKGSATQQIQEVKKIDILVTKDRKVLINKKKYELDNFADSFILFAKNQDRKTPIHIRAEKSLIYDDIMQVLKSVKEAGFFKVALITDG
- a CDS encoding MotA/TolQ/ExbB proton channel family protein; this encodes MIDTALNYLNNGSAITLLVLLTLSTYFIICFWLFIYRYMTLNAMVFNEKKSLEALTSRGASLSPLSALNKCSSTVHTKEILHACEISIIKDASSGITWLSIISSTSPFVGLFGTVVGILESFAKFSSQTKVGFSIIAPAISEALVATAAGIFVAIFAYSFHQVLVRKVYELNIYLKAQSEILIAKG
- the atpC gene encoding ATP synthase F1 subunit epsilon, producing MDTLKLSIVAPNGLIFSDDVKSVTLPGKEGEFGVLPGHASLVSSLTVGVIIIEMGDTTEAVAINWGHVKVSESSVDVLVDGAVALTSGTDSEIAKNIEAAKDLVNSVKDSNVSLAAVEAKINSFA
- the atpD gene encoding F0F1 ATP synthase subunit beta, with product MKGNIIQVMGPVVDVEFDGYLPEINEAIEVVQSDSKKDRLVLEVAAHIGDSRVRTIAMDMTEGLQRGQECTALGGPIKVPVGEAVLGRIFNVIGDPVDEGEAIPADTERWSIHRAAPSFEEQSTKTEMFETGIKVVDLLAPYSKGGKVGLFGGAGVGKTVIIMELIHNVAFKHSGYSVFAGVGERTREGNDLYHEMKDSNVLDKVALCYGQMSEPPGARNRIALTGLTMAEYFRDEKGLDVLMFVDNIFRFAQSGSEMSALLGRIPSAVGYQPTLASEMGKLQERITSTNKGSITSVQAVYVPADDLTDPAPASVFAHLDATTVLNRKIAEKGIYPAVDPLDSTSRILSADILGQEHYSVARGVQSVLQKYKDLQDIIAILGMDELSEQDKLVVARARKIERFLSQPFFVAEVFTGSPGKYVELKDTIEGFKGILDGKYDDIPEMAFYMVGGIDEVLAKAEGMK